In the Arthrobacter sp. CDRTa11 genome, AAGTCCTTCGTGATGGTTTCCGGAGAGATGGACCTGAAGAGCGTCGGCTCAGCGAAGATCTGCAGCGTTCCGATGATTGCGAGCAACCCGGTCAGCACAAGGGATGTCTGAACATAGGGCACCTTGATGGAGAGGGCTATTCGAAGCTCGGAAGCCCCGTCAACCCTGGCGGCATCGAAGATCTCCCGCGGCACCGCCTGCAGGGCCCCGTAGAGGATGAGCATGTTGAAGCCGATGGCGCCCCAAACCGAGAGGTTGCCAATGGACACCCAAATCATTTCGCCGCTGAAGAAGTCAACATCCAGGCCGAAGAATTTCAGGACAGGCGTCAAAGGGCCCACGATGGGGCTGTAGAGGTAGATCCAGATCATCGTCGCCACAATCCCCGGAATCATGTAGGGCACCAGCAGGATCAGGCGGAACCTGTTGGCCACGCGCCGTTGTACGGCATCAATGAGCAGGGCAAGCATGAGGCTGACCACTTGCGTCACTGGGACGATGACCACGGCATAGATGCTGACCCGGAGCATCGATTCCCAAAAAACCGTGTCCACGAGCCCGCGGGCAAAGTTGTCAAAGCCGGCGAAACTGACGGTTGGGGTGCCGAATCCGAGTCCCGTGGTCTTTGAGGCGTACAGGCTCTGGGCCAGTCCGACTACCACGGGAAGAAGGGTAAAAACGGCGAAGCCAACTACAAACGGCCACGTGAACGAGGCGCCCTTGACCCGTTGGATGCTGCGCCACGACCAGCGGGGAGACGCGGAGCTTCCTTGTGTCCGTGCCGGCCTGGAAGGCTCCTGCCTTTTGCCGTCTAGGGTTTTACGGACTTCTAAACTGGAAGACATCCGCGTCTCCTCTCTGTAGCGGATCTCCGAAGAGAACCGGGGTAGTTACTTGCTGACCTCGTACTTGATGCCCTTGGTGTCCAGGTCCTTGGTGATGAAGGTCTGGACGTTGGCCATGGCCTCCTTCAGGGTGATCTGCTTGGCCATGGCCTTGCCCCACTGGTCCTGCATCTCGGGGAACCAGGCGTCGTAGTTCGGACCGCGCTCGAACTTGCCAACGGCTGCATTCTGGGCCTTGGCGATGACCTTGCCTACCTCGGCGGCGGGCTGGTCTCCGAAGATCTTGTCGGGGACCACGTCGTCGGTGTATTCGGACACGTCAGCCAGGTGGGCGGGAACTCCAATTGCCCCGGTCTTCTTGTTTCTGCCGGCTTCGATGGCTTCCTTGGAGCTGGCTACCCAATGGACGTATTCGATGGCAGCGGCGGGGTTTTCGCAGCCGACCGGAACGAAGCCGGGATCTGCCATGCCGGAGCTAACAAACTCCTTGGCACCCTTGAACTGAGGAACGTCAACTGCTTCCCACTGACCGAGGGAGGTTTTGAAGTTGGTCTGGTATCCGGCCATTGACCACCAGGCGAGAGGAACCGTGGCAAGCTGGCCACTGTCAAAATAGGAGTACAGGGCCGGCCTGTCCTGGTAGGTCTGGTGGGCTACGAGGTCGTTGTCCACCATCTGCTGGATGACGTCCACGGCCTTCATGGTGGCGTCGTCCTGGAGGTTGACTTTCCACTTGTCCCCATCGATCTCGAACCAGCTGGCACCGGCCTGCTGGGACATCTGCAGGAGTGTTGAGGGGTCTTCTCCGGCGAGGTTCATCACCGTCACACCATGCTTCTTCAGCTCCTTGCCGGTGGTGACAAACTCTTCCCACGTTTTCGGAACGGCCAGTCCGTACTTCTCATAAACGGCCTTGTTGGCCATCATGAACGTTGCCGAGGGTCCCGCCGGGAAGCCGAAGAACTTGCCCTCAACCTGTGCAGCCGCCTGCGCGCCCTTGCTGTAAACGTCCTTGATCGGCTCTACGTACTGGGTGATGTCCTGGGCCCAGCCGTTGACCAGCGTGGTGGCCATGGGCCCGATGCCCGGCAGGTAGCAGGGGATGTCCTTCTTCGACTCCATGACGTTCCTGAAGTTCGTCTGGGTGGCCTTGAGGCTGGCCTGAAGAACGTAGTTAACCGTGATCTTGTCCTGGCTCTCGTTGAACGCGGCCACCACGTTCGGGGTGGATTCGGCGTCCCAACCCCAGACATCGATGGTGACCGGGCCGGAGTCGGCTGCGGGAGCGGCCGCCGGCGTCGGGGCGCCGCCGCAGCCTGCCAGGAGGCCGATTGCTGCGGCCGCTGCCGAGATGGACAGCGCTTTCCGCTTGGTGTTTTTCAGGCTCATCTGTTCACTTCCTTGTGGTGTTTCTTCGGGTGGAGACTGTCGCGGGATGGTTTTATCCGGCAACTGGCCTGCCGCCTCGCCGCCTACTTGCCTGCAGCGAGGAAAACGTTATCCTTGCCGCTGATACTGTCACGTGATGGCCCCCACATTCAAGACCTGAAGCCGAGTTTCTTTTCCTGCCAGGCGTCATTCGCCCACTATTTAGGAAATCGTTATCCTTGTGGGTTGCCAAGGATGGCCGGCGGCAGGAACAGGGGGAAACTTCGTAGCCTTCCCCTCTTGATCACCCGTCATCCTTCGAAGCACCATCAAAGGGGAACCGTCCAAGTCAAGAGAGGGCAGGCGCATGACCGAGCTGCAGGGCCTGGTGGCCATCGTGACCGGAGGGTCCTCCGGCATCGGCGATGCCGTCGTCCGGCGGTTTCAGGCGCTCGGCGCCGAAGTGGCGGCCCTGGACCGCCACCCTGGCCGGTCCGCCCCCGGCGCTTTCCATGCCGTTTGTGACGTGGGCGACGACGCCTCCGTCCATGCCGCCGTCGGCTCCGTCGTCGCGGAGTTCGGCCGGCTGGACATTGTGGTGAACAACGCTGGCGTGGGCGCCCAGGGCACCGTGGAGGACAACACTGATGACGAGTGGCACAGGGTGTGGGACGTTAATGTCGTTGGGATGGCCCGGGTCAGCAGGGCGGCGCTTCCGGCGCTGCGGCAGTCAGCCTCCGCTGCCATCGTGAACATCTGTTCGGTGGCGGCTACGGTGGGCCTTCCCCAACGGGCACTGTACTCAGCCACGAAGGGCGCCGTGCTGTCCCTGACCCGGGCCATGGCAGCGGATCACCTCCGCGAAGGGATCCGGGTGAACTGCGTCAATCCCGGCACCGCGGATACACCCTGGATCTCCCGGCTCCTGGACTCTGCCCCGGATCCCGCTGTGGAGCGCGCCGCCCTTGAAGCCCGCCAGCCGCACGGCCGGTTGGTGTCGGCGGATGAGGTGGCCGGGGCTGTTGCGTACCTCGCCAGCCCGCAGTCCGGCTCCACCACCGGTACATCAATAACGGTCGACGGCGGCATGCAGGCCCTGCGGTTGCGCGCGCTTCCGCATTAATGAAGTTGCCTGACACAAAAAATCCGAGGCTTGTCCGCAGAACCGCGCCGTGAAGGCGGGGAACCGCGGACAAGCCCCGGATTAGTCGGAGCGGGCGGACCTAACTGGCCTTGACCGCCAATACCGGGCAGTCCGCCTCCAGCAAAATGCGCTGCGACGTGCTGCCCATGATCAGCTTGCCCACCGGCGTGCGGCGGCGCAGGCCGATCACAATCAGATCGGCATTGTGCTCCTCCGCGGCATCGAGGACCTCCGCTGCCGCGTCATGCCCACGGACCGGCTGCTTGATCACGTGGTCTATTCCCTGGGTTGCCAGTCGGTCCTCGATGCTCTGGATCTCCGGCTCCTGGGCGTATCTGTTGTCCACCAGGGCATCGCCCTTGGACGAATTGATGACCAGCAGGGTGGTGCTGTTTTTCCGGGCCTCCAGAATGGCCTGGGTCAGCGCCGCTTCGCCCTCTGGTGTGGGGACGTATCCCACCACGATCGTCATGGTTGCTCCTTGTGGTCAGTGGTCAGTGGTCAGTGGTAAGTGGTCTGTGGTTTGGACTGTTGTTTCCTCCCACGAAGGCGGGAGGCTGGGGCCCGGACGTACTAGCCGCCGTCGCCCCCGTCACCGCCATCGCCGCCACCGTCGCCGCTGTGGTGTGTGTCCGCCCGGCGGCCGCTGGCCACGTCCGTCGGCTCGTTTCCGCGGGTGGCGTTTGCGGACAGGAGGGGAGCCGGGCGGTTGCGGCGGTACAGCTTGAACAGCAGCGGCCAGGCCAGGATGATCGCGATGAGGATGTAGGTGCCCACGGCAATCGGCTCGCTCCACAGGCCGGCGGGGTCACCGGCGCTGAGCTGCAGGCTCTTGCGCAGCTGGCCTTCGATCCGCGGCCCAAGGATAACGCCGAGGATAAGCGGCAGCACGGGGAGGCCGAAGCGGCGCATCATGAATCCCAACGCGCCGAGGGCCAGCAGGAGCACCAGGTCGAACGCCTGCAGGTTCACCGAATAGGCGCCCAGCGTGGCGAAGAAGAGGATGCCTGCGTAGAGGTAGGGCCGGGGGAGCTGCAGGAGCTTGGCCCACAGCGGCGCGAGCGGAAGGTTGATCAGCAGCAGCAGGAAGTTGCCGATGAAGAGGCTCGCGATCAGTGCCCAGACCAGGGGTCCCTCGTTGGAGAACAGCAGGGGTCCTGGCTGGATGCCGTAGGACGTAAAGGCTGCCAGCATCACGGCAGCCGTGGCGTTGGTGGGCAGGCCCAGGGCCAGCAGCGGGGTCATGGTGCCGGCGGCCGCAGCGTTGTTGGCTGCCTCCGGCCCGGCCACACCCTCGATGGCGCCCTTGCCGAACTCTTCGGGGTGCTTGCTGAGGCGTTTCTCCGTGACATACGACAGGAACGTGGGGATCTCGGCGCCGCCGGCCGGAAGTGCACCGAACGGGAAGCCGTAGGCCGTTCCGCGGAGCCAGGGCTTCCAGGACCGCTTCCAGTCCTGTTTGCCCATCCAGGGACGTCCCACCGGGATGATCTGCAGCGGGTTGCGGCGCAGGTGCGCGGCAACCCAAAGTGCCTCGCCCACCGCGAAGATGGCCACTGCCACCACCACGATGTCCAGGCCGTCAGCCAGCAGTGGCTGGCCGAAGGTGAGGCGCCGCTGGCCCGTCACGGAATCCATGCCGATCAGGCCGATCGCCAGCCCCAGGCCCAGGGAGGCGAAGCCCCTCAGGCGGGATGAGCCAAGGACGGCGGTCACCGCCAGGAGGGCGAGCACCATGATGGCAAAGTAGCTGGGCGCTCCGAGGCTGACGGCGAACTCCACCACAATGGGTGCGCAGACGGCGAGCAGAGCGGTGCCGATGGTGCCGGCAACGAATGAGCCGATGGCCGCCGTCGCCAGGGCCTGGGCGGCCCTGCCGGCTTTGGCCATCCTGTTGCCTTCGATGGCCGTCACCACTGACGACGATTCGCCCGGTGTGTTGAGCAGGATGGAGGTGGTGGAGCCGCCGTACATGCCGCCGTAGTAGATGCCGGCGAACATAATAAACGCGCTGGTGGGTTCCAGGGCATACGTGACCGGGAGCAGCAAGGCCACCGTCATGGCCGGGCCCAGGCCCGGGAGGACGCCGACGGCGGTGCCCAGCAGCACACCGATGACCGCGTAGAGGAAATTCATGGGGGTCAGGGCGGTGGCAAAGCCGTCCATGAGGGAGGAGAAGACGTCCATCAGAGAATCCCTTTCAGGAGGCCTGCGGGCAGCGGAATACCGAGGCCCAGGTAGAAGCCGTAAAAGGTGATCACGGAGAGGGCCAGGGAAATGATGCCGTCACGCACGTAGTGCCGGCTCCCCAGTGCCCAGGCGCTGCCCCAGAACAGGATGGTCCCGGAGATCACCCAGCCTGCCAGGTCGATCAGCAGGATGTTGGCCACGAAAGCTCCCACCAGCGGCAGGACCGTCTTCCAGTCGGCCGGGTGGGTCAGGTCCACGTCCTCGCCGCCTTCTGCTTCGCCCTGTCCGCCGCGCAGCACGTTGATGGCCAACAGCACTGCACAGACGATCAGCATGGCGGACACGATGTACGGCAGGGTCTTGGGTCCCACCGGATCCGACTGCGAGTACGGGGTTACCAGGGCGATGGCGTCCAGCAGGACCAGGACGCCCACCACTCCGAGCAGGAGGGCTACCCCCAGCTCGGAGCGGCCTTTGAGCCTGGAGGCCAAAGTTGGGGAGGAGCTCACGCCAGGCCAAGCTTCTTGAGGACGTCCGCCACCCGCTTGTCCTGGTCGGTCAGGAAGGTTTTGAACTCATCGCCGGTGATGAAGGCGTCAGTCCAGCCATGGGTCTTGAGTGCTTCCTTCCAGCCATCGGTGCCGTGCATCTTTTCCAGGGCTGCGATCAGCTTGGTCTTGTCGTCCTCGCTGATTCCCGGAGGAGCCACGATGCCACGCCAGTTGGTGAATTCCAGGTCGATGCCGGATTCCTTCAGCGTGGGTGCATCCACGCCCTCCAGCCGCTTGGAGCCGCTGGTTGCCAACACGCGGACTTCACCGGACTGGATCTGCTGCATGTACTCTCCGGCGCCGGAGGCTGCGAAGCCAACCTTGTTGCCCAGGATGGCCGGGAGAAGGTCTCCACCGCCGTCGTAGGATACAAAGTTCACCTTGGTGGCGTCGATCCCCACGGCTCCGGCGAGCTGCATGGGCAGCAGGTGGTCCGGGCCGCCGGGGGAGGAGCCGCCGCCGACGCTGATGGAACCGGGGTCTGCCTTCCAGGCTTTGACCAGGTCATCGATGGTTTTGTATTGCGAATCCTTGTTGACCATGATGGCGCCCGGCTCTTCAATGAGCTTGGCCAGGGGGGTGGTTTCGGTCAGTTTGGACTCGGACTTGTTGGTGTAGCTCGCACCCACCACGCCCAGGCCCATCAGCATGGTGAGATCGCCGTTGCCCTTCTCGTTGACGATGCGGGCCAGGCCAACCGTTCCGCCTGCCCCGGCGAGGTTGAAGACCTCAGTGTTGGTGGCCACCTTCTCGTCGTCGAGCACCTTTGCTGCGACGCGGGCGGTGGTGTCGTAGCCGCCGCCCGGAGTGTTGGGGACCATGATCTGGAGATTGGTTACCGGGCCGGCAGCAGCGCCGGGGCTGGCGGTGTTGGTGGAGCCCCCGGTGGCACCGCAGCCGGTGGCCATCAGGGCGATGCCGGCGGCGACGGCGGCGACTCGCATTGCGCGGATCTGGCGCATGGTGTTCCTCTTCTCGTTGGTAAATACTCGTAGAAACTGACTTGTGCTCTGATGCTAGGCCTGGAAGTGACCCGAATCACTCTTATGTACGCAGAAAAAGTTAAGTTCATTGCGTTCACGTTTCCGGCGTCCCACCCCCTGAGCCGACGCGGTATAGTTCCGGTAGCCAGCGCGGAACCACGGCCCAAGGCGGATTTCCACGTCACCCACCGCCGCATCTGCGAAAACATCAGAGGAAACAACAACAGTGACTCGACGAAGAGGAATGTCCCTCGCTGGGCAGTACCTGGTTCTGCAGTTGCTGATAGTCCTGGCCGTGCTGGTGGCTGTTGTGGCCATCTCGCTGGCACAGTCAGCCGCCGCCTTTGAACGGATCGAAGGGCGCCGGGCGCTGTCCGCGGCCGAATCCCTGGGCAGCAACCCCACAGTCCGTGCCTTGCTGCCGTCAGCCGAGCCGCGGGCCGGCGCGGCGCTTCCGGCCGTGGTGGAGACCGTCACCACCGTTTCCGGGGCACCCCAGGTGGTGCTGGCCAAAATGGACCGGACGGTGGTTGCTTCCTCTGACCCGGGCCTGCTGGGCCAGCCGCTGGAACTTGGCGGAAGCCGTGTGCTGGAAGGCAGGGCCTGGACCGGGGTGGTGGGCGGATCCGGCAGTGCTTTCCTGTCAGCCCACGTCCCCGTCCTGGACGACACCGGAAAAATGATCGGCATCGCCTCCGTCAGCCGGAACTACCCCTCCACGTTGGAGCGGCTGGGCGACGCCATCCCCAACCTGCTCACGTACCTGGGGGTTGCCAGCGTGCTGGGCGTGGCCGGCTCACTCCTGTTGGCCCGCCGGGTAAAGCGGCAGACGCTGGGCATGGAGCCGAGCGAAATCACCGGGCTGGTGGAGAACCGCGAGGCCATGCTCCACGGCCTGAAAGAAGGCGTGGTGGCGCTTGATCCGCACGAACGTATCACCGTGGCCAACGACAGCGCCCGTGAACTGCTGGGCCTGCCGGCAGACTGCGTGGGCAAAAAGGTGGGCGCGCTCGCGGTGGACCCGGCGCTGAAGGAAGTCCTCACACGCGACCAGCCGGGCCCTGACCGCCTGGTCCTGGTGGGCGACCGGATGGTGGTGCTGAACCGCGTCCCCATCCGTTCCCACGGCCGGGACATCGGCTCTGTGACAACGTTGCGCGACCGCACCGAGCTCTCCTCCCTGGAGCGCGAACTTGGTGCCACCCGGACCGCCACCGACACCTTGCGAGCCCAGGCGCACGAGTTCGCCAACCAGCTCCATGTGATCTCCGGGCTGATCCAGATCGGTGAGTACGATTCGGTGGTCCAGTTCGTTAATGGCGCCACGGTGGACAGGACCCGGCTGAACGATGAAGTGACCAGCCGCATCGAGGACCCGGCGCTGGCGGCCCTCCTGATCGCAAAATCCAGCCTTGCCACGGAACGCGGCGTGGCCCTCCAGCTGGACCCGGACTCAGCGCTGGGGCGCATTGACGATGACCTTTCCCGGGACCTGGCCACCGTCGTCGGGAACCTGGTGGATAACGCGTTCGACGCCGTCTCCGGGCTGGCCGGGGCCTCGGTCCGGGTGCTGGTGGAAGAGGAGGACCACGCCGTCACCGTGACCGTCCGGGACTCCGGTCCGGGCGTGGCCGCCGGAAACGTCGAGGAGATCTTCCGGCAGGGCTTCACCACCAAGGGGACCGGCCCCGGGGGCGGCCGGGGCTTTGGACTGGCGCTCTCGCGGGTGATTTGCCGGCGAACCGGCGGTGACCTGACGGTGGCCAATGACAACGGAGCAGTCTTCACCGCACGGCTGAATCAAAGGAGACCACAGCCATGATCAAAGTCCTGATAGTCGATGACGACTTTATGGTGGCGAAGGTCCACGCGGGATTCATCCAGCGCACGCCGGGATTTGAAGTCGTCGGCGCGGCCCACACGGGCGCCCATGCGGTGGCTGAAACGGCCCGCCTGATGCCGGACCTGGTGCTGCTGGACATTCACCTGCCGGACATCAACGGGCTGGACCTGATGCAGAAACTGCGCGACGTCGCCCCCGAACTCGATGTCCTGGTCATCAGCGCTGCCCGCGAGGTGGAAACCGTCCGAAAAGCGCTGCGGGGCGGTATTGTCCACTACCTCATCAAGCCCTTCTCACAGACGGATCTCCAGGAACGCCTGGAGCATTACCGCAACGCCTATCAGAGCCTGGATTCGTCAAAGGATGTGGCGGAGCAGTCTGACGTCAACCGGGTTTTTGGCCTGGACCGGAGCGAGCGGCCGCTGCCCAAGGGGTGCAGCATCGAAACCCTGAAGCTGGTGGAAGCGGCCCTGCAGGAGGCGGACGGGGACCTCTCGGCCGCCGAGGTTGCCGTCCTGCTGGGCACGTCCAGGGTCAGTGCACGCCGGTACCTGGAGTATTTGTACGACGTCGGCGAACTGGAGGTCCGGCTCAGATACGGAGCGGGACGGCCCGAACGGCGGTACGTCCTCAAGGGAGCCGAGGCGTAGGCCACAGGTTCGACACTCAGCGCTCACCGCCGGAGGTGGGTCCGGGCAGGAACTCCGACGGAAGTTCAGCGACCGGGACCAGGACCATGTCCTGGACCTTCCAGTCCATCCCGATGCAGGCAAGGCGGGCAGCTTCGAGCTGTTCCAGGGTGGGCATCCGGCCTGCTGCCGGGACCACAAACGATTCCACATGGAACACGTGGCCCTCATCCCGGATCCTGGACTGGGCACTCTCGGTCCAGTCCAGGCCGCGAAGGTACTCGTCCAGCCGGCGCCCAATCGGGTGCGGCTCGGCGTCGTCGTACGTGCGGGCCCGTTTGTCCATCAGGGCAGAGACGGCGGCGCGGGTGTTCCGGAAGCCGTCCTGCAGGATGCTGGCGGAGATCAGCAGGGCTGCGGCGTAGTCCGCCCACCACAGGCCAAGGCCGATGCCGGCCACCCCCACCGCGGCGGCAAGAGCGGTCATCCAGTCGGCTTTGTTCATGTCGGCGTCGGCGTACAGGACCTTGTCGTGCAGCTTTTCCGCCAGTTTCATCTTGACCCGGCCCAGATAGATGGGCGGGACGGCGGTGAAGATCATGGCGCCAATCATCAGCCAGCCAAGCCAGATTGTCTGGCCAAAGAAGTCGAAACCGCCGATGGTGGGGTGCTCGTTGCCCAGGAGTCCGATGGCCGAATCCACAATGAGGTAGGCGCCCATCACCGTGAGCGCCACAGCGGCCACCACATGGGCGATCCCGACGGCGCGGTGGTACCCGTAGGGATGTTCCTCGCTGGGGCGCTTGCGGATCACGCGCGCGGCCAGCAGGAAGGCCAACGGCGGCAGGAAGGACAGGACATCCTCCACCCAGGCGGCCTTCATGGCCTGCGAGTTGCCCAGCACGGCGAAGACCAGTGCGGTGGAGACAGCCAGGAAGCCGATGGTGATCCATTCGAACTTCACGGCCCTGCGGAGCGCCTCCCGCTGTTCGTCCGGCAGCTTGGTGTGGCCAAAGCTTGCGGCCCGGCCGTTCTTCACGGTGGTCATTGTGCGGCCCCCGCTTCCTTCAGGAAGCTGTCCAGCTCCAGCAGGAACGCATTCTCACCCATGGGCACCAGCATCACGTGCCTGTGCCGGGAGCCGTGGCCGTCAACGGATTCGGTGTACGGCATGGTCAGGCCGGCATGCGTGGACCAGGGAGTCTTGTCGTCAAGGCCGCCGATCACCAGGTCAAGGTTCCCGCGCTTGAGGTCTTCGGCCAGGACGTACTCCGTGCCGGACACCCAGTCGATCTCCGCTCCCAGCTTCGCGGCGAAGCGCCGCACCAGCTCGGCCTCGCTGCCCTGCACGTCCTCGTCGCTGACGTCGCCGCCGCCTGAGGAGACCTCCACCCAGTCCGCGTTGGAGCTGGCACCAACCCGAAGGGTGCCGTCCGTGACCCGGCCCAGGGTTCCCGACGGATCGGCAGGATAGGCGGTGCCGCAGCCGGTGAGGGCCAGCGCGGAGAACAACGCCAGGGCTGCTGAACTGCGCGGATATCTCATGATGGCCGGCTCCTTCGCGTGCAGGTGTCCATAAACTTCATTAGACAGCCTACTTAGCTTGTTCCAGCGGTTTGGCCAACACAGCGGTTTGGCAGCGCAGTAGTTTGGCTAGCGCAGCAGGGTGTTCACCAGCCGGGCCGCAACCTTCGCCGTGCGGGAGTCGATGTCGAACTCCGGATTTAGCTCGGCGACGTCCAGGTGCAGCAGTTTTCCGCTCGCAGCCACCTGCCGGCAGACGGCGCTGATAACGGCCAGCGGAACACCATAGGCTGCCGGCGCGCTCACGCCGGGGGCCACCGACGCCGGCAGCACGTCAAGGTCGATGGTCAGGTACAGCACATCCACCCGTTCCAGGAACTCCGCCACAAACGCCTGCACGCGCGCTTCCGTGCACTCCTCGTCCAGCAGGTACTGGACACCCAGCCGCTTGGCTGTGCCAAACAATGCCCGGGTATTGTTCGGCTCTGAAATTCCGACGACGGCGTACCGGAATTCGCGCCCCGCGGCGGCTTCTGCTTCGGCCATCTGCAGGAACGGGGTGCCCGAACTGGGCACTGGTTCATCGCGGAGGTCGAAGTGGGCATCCAGGTTCAGGATGCCAAGCCTCTGGCCGCCGCGGACGGCCTCGGATCCGGCGAGTCCCAGATAACTGGCGAAAGCTGTCTCGTGTCCGCCGCCCAGAACTACGGTGAGGCGGCCGGCGTCGAGCATGGCAGCTATTGCCAGCCCCGCACGTGCCTGGCCGGCCTCCAGGGCGCCGTTCCGGACCTCCATGTCGCCGGCGTCGGACACGGTGCGGTCCAGGTGGAAGGCCAGCGGGCCCAGGGCGCCGCGGATTGCGGCCGGGGCCAGTGCCGCGCCGGGGCGGCCCTTGTTCCGCCGGACGCCTTCGTCGCTGGCAAACCCCAGAAGCACGGCCGGGCGCTCCGGCCCACCCGCCTGGGGGCTGGACGGCGTTGCCGGGAAGGGTTCACCGGGTGCCAGCGGCGAAACTGCCTGCCACCAGCGCCGGTGCTCCCCGCCGTCGCCGTCGAACCTCCCGCTCCAGGGCCGGGGTGGGACGTCAGCAGTGAGTGCGGGAAATGGCATAATCCAAGCTCACCGCATACCTGGGGCAAAAGCGAGCGGCGCCGCCGTGGCGGTGTCTGGAATTCCGGAAATGCGTACCGGAA is a window encoding:
- a CDS encoding carbohydrate ABC transporter permease, which encodes MSSSLEVRKTLDGKRQEPSRPARTQGSSASPRWSWRSIQRVKGASFTWPFVVGFAVFTLLPVVVGLAQSLYASKTTGLGFGTPTVSFAGFDNFARGLVDTVFWESMLRVSIYAVVIVPVTQVVSLMLALLIDAVQRRVANRFRLILLVPYMIPGIVATMIWIYLYSPIVGPLTPVLKFFGLDVDFFSGEMIWVSIGNLSVWGAIGFNMLILYGALQAVPREIFDAARVDGASELRIALSIKVPYVQTSLVLTGLLAIIGTLQIFAEPTLFRSISPETITKDFTPSMVIFNQAFQVGNLNYAAAQSIILAAVVGVASVLIYRLTKKVDS
- a CDS encoding ABC transporter substrate-binding protein, whose translation is MSLKNTKRKALSISAAAAAIGLLAGCGGAPTPAAAPAADSGPVTIDVWGWDAESTPNVVAAFNESQDKITVNYVLQASLKATQTNFRNVMESKKDIPCYLPGIGPMATTLVNGWAQDITQYVEPIKDVYSKGAQAAAQVEGKFFGFPAGPSATFMMANKAVYEKYGLAVPKTWEEFVTTGKELKKHGVTVMNLAGEDPSTLLQMSQQAGASWFEIDGDKWKVNLQDDATMKAVDVIQQMVDNDLVAHQTYQDRPALYSYFDSGQLATVPLAWWSMAGYQTNFKTSLGQWEAVDVPQFKGAKEFVSSGMADPGFVPVGCENPAAAIEYVHWVASSKEAIEAGRNKKTGAIGVPAHLADVSEYTDDVVPDKIFGDQPAAEVGKVIAKAQNAAVGKFERGPNYDAWFPEMQDQWGKAMAKQITLKEAMANVQTFITKDLDTKGIKYEVSK
- a CDS encoding SDR family NAD(P)-dependent oxidoreductase — its product is MTELQGLVAIVTGGSSGIGDAVVRRFQALGAEVAALDRHPGRSAPGAFHAVCDVGDDASVHAAVGSVVAEFGRLDIVVNNAGVGAQGTVEDNTDDEWHRVWDVNVVGMARVSRAALPALRQSASAAIVNICSVAATVGLPQRALYSATKGAVLSLTRAMAADHLREGIRVNCVNPGTADTPWISRLLDSAPDPAVERAALEARQPHGRLVSADEVAGAVAYLASPQSGSTTGTSITVDGGMQALRLRALPH
- a CDS encoding universal stress protein, with the protein product MTIVVGYVPTPEGEAALTQAILEARKNSTTLLVINSSKGDALVDNRYAQEPEIQSIEDRLATQGIDHVIKQPVRGHDAAAEVLDAAEEHNADLIVIGLRRRTPVGKLIMGSTSQRILLEADCPVLAVKAS
- a CDS encoding tripartite tricarboxylate transporter permease, translated to MDVFSSLMDGFATALTPMNFLYAVIGVLLGTAVGVLPGLGPAMTVALLLPVTYALEPTSAFIMFAGIYYGGMYGGSTTSILLNTPGESSSVVTAIEGNRMAKAGRAAQALATAAIGSFVAGTIGTALLAVCAPIVVEFAVSLGAPSYFAIMVLALLAVTAVLGSSRLRGFASLGLGLAIGLIGMDSVTGQRRLTFGQPLLADGLDIVVVAVAIFAVGEALWVAAHLRRNPLQIIPVGRPWMGKQDWKRSWKPWLRGTAYGFPFGALPAGGAEIPTFLSYVTEKRLSKHPEEFGKGAIEGVAGPEAANNAAAAGTMTPLLALGLPTNATAAVMLAAFTSYGIQPGPLLFSNEGPLVWALIASLFIGNFLLLLINLPLAPLWAKLLQLPRPYLYAGILFFATLGAYSVNLQAFDLVLLLALGALGFMMRRFGLPVLPLILGVILGPRIEGQLRKSLQLSAGDPAGLWSEPIAVGTYILIAIILAWPLLFKLYRRNRPAPLLSANATRGNEPTDVASGRRADTHHSGDGGGDGGDGGDGG
- a CDS encoding tripartite tricarboxylate transporter TctB family protein → MSSSPTLASRLKGRSELGVALLLGVVGVLVLLDAIALVTPYSQSDPVGPKTLPYIVSAMLIVCAVLLAINVLRGGQGEAEGGEDVDLTHPADWKTVLPLVGAFVANILLIDLAGWVISGTILFWGSAWALGSRHYVRDGIISLALSVITFYGFYLGLGIPLPAGLLKGIL
- a CDS encoding Bug family tripartite tricarboxylate transporter substrate binding protein, giving the protein MRQIRAMRVAAVAAGIALMATGCGATGGSTNTASPGAAAGPVTNLQIMVPNTPGGGYDTTARVAAKVLDDEKVATNTEVFNLAGAGGTVGLARIVNEKGNGDLTMLMGLGVVGASYTNKSESKLTETTPLAKLIEEPGAIMVNKDSQYKTIDDLVKAWKADPGSISVGGGSSPGGPDHLLPMQLAGAVGIDATKVNFVSYDGGGDLLPAILGNKVGFAASGAGEYMQQIQSGEVRVLATSGSKRLEGVDAPTLKESGIDLEFTNWRGIVAPPGISEDDKTKLIAALEKMHGTDGWKEALKTHGWTDAFITGDEFKTFLTDQDKRVADVLKKLGLA
- a CDS encoding sensor histidine kinase, which encodes MSLAGQYLVLQLLIVLAVLVAVVAISLAQSAAAFERIEGRRALSAAESLGSNPTVRALLPSAEPRAGAALPAVVETVTTVSGAPQVVLAKMDRTVVASSDPGLLGQPLELGGSRVLEGRAWTGVVGGSGSAFLSAHVPVLDDTGKMIGIASVSRNYPSTLERLGDAIPNLLTYLGVASVLGVAGSLLLARRVKRQTLGMEPSEITGLVENREAMLHGLKEGVVALDPHERITVANDSARELLGLPADCVGKKVGALAVDPALKEVLTRDQPGPDRLVLVGDRMVVLNRVPIRSHGRDIGSVTTLRDRTELSSLERELGATRTATDTLRAQAHEFANQLHVISGLIQIGEYDSVVQFVNGATVDRTRLNDEVTSRIEDPALAALLIAKSSLATERGVALQLDPDSALGRIDDDLSRDLATVVGNLVDNAFDAVSGLAGASVRVLVEEEDHAVTVTVRDSGPGVAAGNVEEIFRQGFTTKGTGPGGGRGFGLALSRVICRRTGGDLTVANDNGAVFTARLNQRRPQP
- a CDS encoding response regulator translates to MIKVLIVDDDFMVAKVHAGFIQRTPGFEVVGAAHTGAHAVAETARLMPDLVLLDIHLPDINGLDLMQKLRDVAPELDVLVISAAREVETVRKALRGGIVHYLIKPFSQTDLQERLEHYRNAYQSLDSSKDVAEQSDVNRVFGLDRSERPLPKGCSIETLKLVEAALQEADGDLSAAEVAVLLGTSRVSARRYLEYLYDVGELEVRLRYGAGRPERRYVLKGAEA